A DNA window from Chryseobacterium sp. MEBOG06 contains the following coding sequences:
- a CDS encoding bifunctional UDP-N-acetylmuramoyl-tripeptide:D-alanyl-D-alanine ligase/alanine racemase — MDYTVQRISEITNAKVIGDRNLMIKNIAYDSRIIYSTKNTAFIAINTPKNSGEKFIESAINRGITVIISEHHYPEYKNVTWIIVENSVDFIQKLAKYHFENSHLQSIGITGSNGKTILKEWLYQCLWNEFSTVKSPKSFNSQIGLPLSLLQINSTHELGIFEVGISKPNEMEKLENIFHPQIGLLTHIGTAHAANFSSDEELIDEKIKLFKDSEVIIYNGDNSLVDEKIKKSYSDKKLISYGFKKENHVFIKNNISKDENIIVEYFGEEISFPAHQRDEATLTNAMALITVLKELHIENKKIVEKINLLKAVEMRLESIEGIKGNIIINDSFNLDLDSLKTALQFLNEYNKSKKSLVLTDIVGVNANSKELYEEVSELVNEQHFDSVFLIGNEISKFSDLFKSKTYTFVDTKELIESKHLNEIENQIILLKGARKFEIEKLKDILELRKHDTVLEINLNAILHNINYHKSLLKPGTKMMAMVKANAYGLGSYEISEFLQHHHIDYLGVAFADEGAELRKKGITTPIVVMNPEQHSYQTIIEYNLEPEIYSFRILELFYEAVQKSGCDKKYPIHIKLETGMHRLGFKDFELDALIETLSTKNLKVQSVLSHLSSSDIPEEKEFTLNQLKTFKINSSYLTEKLGYTPIRHILNSSGITSYTEDQHDMVRIGIGMLGESPSSEIQKQLRSVVSFKTVISQISTVENGESVGYSRKYKADHPTKIATIPVGYADGIPRLIGNQIGNVGVHKALAAIVGNICMDMMMINVDHIPNVKEGDTVTVFNAKPSLKEFAGYCKTITYEVLTSISPRVKRIYIKD, encoded by the coding sequence ATGGATTATACAGTACAACGCATTTCAGAGATCACCAATGCAAAGGTTATTGGAGACAGAAATTTAATGATTAAAAATATAGCTTACGACAGCAGAATTATTTATTCTACAAAGAATACTGCTTTTATTGCTATTAATACTCCTAAGAACTCTGGTGAAAAGTTTATTGAATCTGCTATTAACCGTGGTATTACCGTTATTATTTCTGAACATCATTATCCGGAGTATAAAAATGTAACCTGGATCATCGTTGAAAATTCCGTAGATTTTATTCAAAAATTAGCAAAGTATCATTTCGAGAATTCTCATTTACAGTCTATCGGAATCACGGGAAGCAACGGTAAAACGATTTTAAAAGAATGGCTTTATCAATGTCTATGGAATGAATTTTCTACTGTAAAAAGTCCCAAAAGTTTCAATTCTCAGATTGGCCTTCCTCTTTCCCTTCTTCAAATCAACAGCACACATGAGCTTGGAATTTTTGAGGTGGGTATCTCGAAACCGAACGAAATGGAAAAACTGGAAAATATTTTCCATCCACAGATCGGGCTTCTTACTCATATCGGAACTGCTCATGCTGCCAACTTTTCTTCTGATGAGGAATTGATTGATGAAAAGATTAAGCTTTTTAAAGATTCCGAAGTGATTATCTACAATGGTGACAATTCTTTGGTGGATGAAAAAATAAAAAAATCCTATTCAGATAAAAAGTTAATTTCTTACGGGTTTAAAAAAGAAAACCACGTCTTCATTAAAAACAATATTTCTAAAGATGAAAACATCATCGTTGAATATTTTGGTGAAGAAATCAGTTTTCCTGCCCATCAAAGAGACGAAGCGACTTTAACCAATGCTATGGCGCTTATCACAGTCCTTAAGGAGTTACATATCGAAAATAAAAAGATCGTTGAAAAAATCAACCTTTTAAAAGCCGTTGAAATGAGGCTTGAATCCATTGAAGGAATTAAAGGCAATATTATTATCAACGATTCTTTCAACCTGGATCTTGATTCTCTGAAAACTGCTCTTCAGTTTCTGAATGAATACAACAAATCCAAAAAATCGTTAGTTCTGACTGATATCGTAGGAGTAAATGCCAACTCAAAAGAATTATATGAAGAAGTTTCTGAGCTCGTGAATGAACAGCATTTCGATTCTGTATTCTTAATTGGGAATGAAATTTCAAAATTTAGTGATTTATTTAAATCTAAAACCTATACTTTCGTAGACACTAAAGAGCTTATTGAAAGCAAACATCTTAATGAAATCGAAAATCAGATCATTTTACTGAAAGGAGCAAGGAAATTTGAGATAGAAAAGCTTAAAGATATTCTTGAACTGAGAAAACATGATACTGTCCTTGAAATTAATCTGAATGCTATTCTTCATAATATCAATTACCACAAATCTCTACTAAAGCCGGGCACAAAAATGATGGCTATGGTAAAAGCCAATGCTTACGGTTTGGGAAGTTATGAGATTTCAGAATTTTTACAGCACCATCATATCGATTATCTTGGGGTAGCCTTCGCAGATGAAGGAGCAGAGCTTCGCAAAAAAGGAATCACTACTCCTATTGTAGTGATGAATCCTGAACAACACAGCTATCAAACGATCATAGAATATAACCTGGAGCCTGAAATATACAGTTTCAGAATATTGGAACTATTTTACGAGGCTGTTCAAAAATCAGGGTGTGATAAGAAGTACCCTATCCATATTAAACTGGAAACCGGGATGCATCGTCTTGGGTTTAAAGATTTTGAACTGGACGCACTCATCGAAACTTTAAGCACTAAAAATCTTAAAGTTCAAAGTGTGCTAAGCCATTTATCATCTTCTGATATTCCAGAAGAAAAAGAATTTACTTTGAATCAGCTAAAGACTTTTAAAATAAATTCAAGCTATCTTACAGAAAAACTTGGCTACACTCCTATCCGCCATATTTTAAATTCTTCAGGAATAACAAGCTATACCGAAGATCAGCATGATATGGTAAGAATTGGTATAGGGATGCTTGGAGAATCACCAAGCAGTGAAATACAAAAACAATTGCGCTCTGTTGTAAGCTTTAAAACCGTAATTTCACAGATATCAACAGTTGAAAACGGAGAATCTGTAGGATACAGCAGAAAATATAAAGCAGATCATCCTACAAAAATAGCAACAATTCCAGTGGGTTATGCTGACGGAATTCCAAGGCTGATCGGAAATCAGATCGGAAACGTAGGCGTACATAAAGCATTGGCGGCTATCGTTGGAAATATTTGTATGGATATGATGATGATCAATGTAGATCATATTCCTAATGTAAAAGAAGGCGATACAGTGACTGTTTTTAATGCCAAACCAAGTTTGAAAGAATTCGCAGGCTACTGCAAAACTATAACCTATGAAGTATTAACGTCCATTTCACCTCGGGTGAAACGGATTTATATAAAAGATTAA
- a CDS encoding thymidine kinase, translated as MFLENTINHSKQSGWMEVICGSMFSGKTEELIRRLRRAEMAGQNVEIFKPKLDIRYSEEDVVSHNQNKIRSTAVENPNEILLLASNCDVVAIDEAQFFDESIVDVANQLANSGVRVVIAGLDMDFLGRPFGPMPNLMATAEYVTKVHAICKRTGNLANYSMRTSQGDNLVELGETESYEAVSRRVFIDEVLLKRK; from the coding sequence ATGTTTTTAGAAAATACAATTAATCATTCCAAACAAAGCGGTTGGATGGAAGTGATTTGTGGCTCTATGTTTTCGGGTAAAACCGAGGAGTTAATCCGCAGATTGCGAAGAGCAGAAATGGCAGGACAGAATGTAGAAATTTTTAAACCGAAGCTGGATATCCGGTATTCTGAAGAGGATGTAGTTTCTCATAATCAGAATAAAATACGGAGTACAGCAGTAGAAAATCCGAATGAAATTCTTCTGTTGGCTTCCAATTGTGATGTAGTAGCTATAGATGAAGCTCAGTTTTTTGATGAAAGTATTGTGGATGTGGCCAACCAGCTTGCCAACAGCGGTGTAAGAGTAGTGATTGCAGGATTGGATATGGATTTTTTGGGCCGTCCCTTCGGGCCAATGCCCAACCTGATGGCTACGGCTGAATATGTAACAAAAGTGCATGCTATTTGTAAGAGAACAGGTAATCTTGCCAACTACTCTATGCGAACTTCCCAGGGGGATAATCTGGTTGAGCTGGGAGAAACAGAAAGCTATGAGGCAGTAAGCCGCAGGGTTTTTATTGACGAAGTACTTTTAAAAAGAAAATAA
- the rsmI gene encoding 16S rRNA (cytidine(1402)-2'-O)-methyltransferase codes for MSGILYFVPTPVGNLEDMTFRAVNVLKEVEYILCEDTRTSGVLLKHFEISKPLKSYHLHNEHQATEKVITDLKNGQNIAIITDAGTPGISDPGYLLAKAGADNNIEMICLPGATALIPALVVSGLPNNEFLFAGFLPQKKGRQTKLKQLAEEKKTIVLYESPHKINTTLEQIKEFFGEETKVSLSREISKKFEETKRGTINELIEFSKSKTLKGEIVLIVNNSI; via the coding sequence TTGAGCGGAATCTTATATTTTGTTCCCACACCTGTTGGGAACCTGGAAGATATGACTTTTAGGGCGGTAAATGTCCTGAAGGAAGTAGAGTATATTTTATGTGAAGACACCAGGACTTCTGGAGTTCTTTTAAAACATTTTGAAATCTCCAAGCCTTTGAAATCTTATCATTTGCACAATGAGCATCAGGCAACAGAGAAAGTCATTACAGACCTTAAAAACGGGCAGAATATTGCTATTATTACCGATGCAGGAACCCCTGGGATTTCGGACCCCGGATATCTTTTGGCAAAGGCCGGAGCGGACAACAATATCGAAATGATCTGCCTGCCGGGAGCAACGGCTCTTATTCCAGCTTTGGTGGTTTCGGGACTTCCCAACAATGAATTTTTGTTTGCTGGTTTTTTACCTCAGAAAAAAGGAAGACAGACGAAACTGAAACAGCTTGCAGAAGAAAAAAAAACCATTGTTCTCTATGAAAGCCCACATAAAATCAATACTACTTTGGAGCAGATCAAAGAGTTTTTTGGAGAAGAAACCAAAGTAAGTTTAAGCCGTGAAATTTCTAAGAAATTTGAAGAAACCAAACGGGGAACAATCAATGAATTGATTGAGTTTTCCAAATCAAAAACTTTAAAAGGAGAGATCGTTCTTATTGTTAATAATTCTATTTAA
- a CDS encoding WG repeat-containing protein, which translates to MKKIIFVLCSVVCTAQTNQYMKVILSKKTGKEVNSYSDGYGTLYDPVSEKHGIVDSLGTVTFESPYKGSILHVFKNRFILYSEETNYTRKSAVINEKGKEFIPLNNQEFNTPWWSEEFIISSREGKEAVYDYNGKEIISYSDKIRFSGKNRFFVLKDKGWFLYDFNGKQVSARGFKDDYYFEEGRALITNDNNQSEIIDENGQTLHTFSKLVTSISSYPYLITQNKATGKYGLIDTEENTIADETFKEIIPEYFGKKEYIYLSKNNKTTVFYKKDKKLYSSVFKSLTPLFNNLFSIYNDKTKKSGIADLEGNIIVPQEYNFIQSFTISGRDVVYLKKEGEEKLLDKDLKNVINEDVDILGFYPEGLIVKESDKYYRFSLKDKSRDELKNISWIRNENNEYFNFLNPYSKPLVCKNKDNFYGILDGKGTEIVPFIYDDIIIFGNSENEIVVKKEGKYGVLNFQNELLKEIDYDKYSWQKEVLKLDKNKKTELIYFTRFRNNPPQL; encoded by the coding sequence TTGAAAAAAATAATTTTTGTATTGTGCTCTGTAGTCTGTACAGCGCAGACTAACCAATATATGAAGGTTATCCTTTCAAAAAAAACAGGAAAGGAGGTTAATTCTTACTCAGATGGGTATGGTACTTTGTATGATCCTGTTTCCGAAAAGCATGGTATTGTGGATTCTTTAGGTACGGTTACCTTTGAGTCTCCTTATAAAGGTAGTATTTTGCATGTTTTTAAAAACAGATTCATTCTTTATTCTGAAGAAACCAATTACACCAGGAAATCAGCTGTTATTAATGAAAAAGGAAAAGAATTTATCCCTTTAAATAATCAGGAATTTAATACACCGTGGTGGAGTGAAGAGTTCATCATTTCTTCCAGAGAAGGAAAAGAGGCCGTTTATGATTATAATGGAAAAGAGATTATTTCCTATTCAGACAAAATCAGATTTTCAGGAAAGAACAGATTCTTTGTTTTAAAAGATAAAGGATGGTTTCTCTATGACTTCAATGGAAAACAGGTAAGTGCCAGAGGATTTAAAGATGATTATTATTTTGAAGAAGGGAGGGCTCTTATAACTAATGACAATAATCAAAGTGAAATCATTGATGAAAACGGACAGACACTGCACACATTTTCGAAGTTGGTAACCAGTATCAGTTCTTATCCTTATTTGATTACCCAGAATAAAGCTACAGGGAAATACGGACTTATCGATACAGAAGAAAATACAATTGCGGATGAAACTTTTAAAGAGATCATTCCGGAATATTTTGGAAAGAAAGAATATATTTATCTCAGCAAAAATAATAAAACAACGGTCTTTTATAAAAAAGATAAGAAGTTGTATTCCAGTGTTTTTAAATCTTTAACCCCTTTATTTAACAATCTTTTCAGCATTTATAACGACAAGACTAAGAAATCCGGAATTGCCGATCTGGAGGGAAATATAATTGTTCCACAGGAATATAATTTCATACAGAGTTTTACCATTTCAGGAAGAGATGTTGTTTATCTTAAAAAAGAAGGGGAGGAGAAACTTCTTGATAAAGATCTTAAAAATGTGATTAATGAAGATGTAGATATTCTCGGATTTTATCCTGAAGGACTTATTGTGAAGGAATCGGATAAATACTATAGATTTTCATTGAAAGACAAATCTAGGGATGAGCTGAAAAACATAAGCTGGATCAGGAATGAGAATAATGAATATTTTAACTTTCTAAATCCTTATTCAAAACCTCTTGTATGTAAAAATAAAGACAATTTTTATGGTATTCTGGATGGAAAAGGAACGGAAATTGTACCCTTTATTTACGATGATATCATAATATTTGGGAACTCTGAAAATGAAATTGTAGTAAAAAAAGAGGGAAAATATGGAGTTTTGAATTTTCAGAATGAACTGCTGAAAGAAATTGATTATGATAAATATTCCTGGCAGAAGGAAGTACTGAAACTGGATAAGAATAAAAAGACAGAGCTCATTTATTTCACCAGATTTAGAAATAATCCTCCTCAGCTTTAG
- the fabG gene encoding 3-oxoacyl-[acyl-carrier-protein] reductase, translating to MRILEGKVALITGATRGIGKGIAEMFAQQGAKVAFTYAGSVDKAKELEAALSSVTQIKGYQSDASDYDAAQQLVEEVMAEFGQIDILVNNAGITKDNLLLRMSKDDWDKVIKVNLDSVFNLTKAVIKPMMKARSGSIINMTSVVGVKGNAGQANYAASKAGVIGFTKSVALELGSRNIRCNAIAPGFIETEMTAVLDEKTVQGWRDGVPMKRGGQPEDIANACVFFGSDMSSYVTGQTLNVDGGMLT from the coding sequence ATGAGAATATTAGAAGGAAAAGTAGCACTAATTACTGGAGCTACAAGAGGAATCGGGAAAGGTATCGCTGAAATGTTTGCTCAGCAGGGAGCAAAAGTAGCATTTACCTATGCCGGCTCTGTAGACAAAGCTAAAGAATTAGAAGCAGCTTTAAGTTCTGTAACCCAAATCAAAGGATATCAGTCTGACGCATCAGATTATGATGCTGCACAGCAGTTGGTGGAAGAAGTAATGGCAGAATTCGGACAAATTGATATTTTGGTAAACAATGCAGGAATTACAAAAGATAACCTGCTTCTGAGAATGTCAAAAGATGATTGGGATAAAGTGATCAAAGTAAACTTAGATTCAGTTTTCAATCTTACAAAAGCGGTAATCAAGCCAATGATGAAAGCGAGATCAGGATCTATTATCAATATGACCTCAGTAGTTGGAGTGAAAGGAAATGCCGGACAGGCCAATTATGCAGCTTCTAAGGCAGGCGTTATCGGATTTACAAAATCTGTTGCATTAGAATTAGGATCCAGAAATATCAGATGTAATGCTATCGCACCTGGATTCATTGAAACAGAAATGACCGCTGTTCTGGATGAGAAAACAGTTCAGGGATGGAGAGACGGAGTTCCTATGAAAAGAGGAGGGCAGCCGGAAGACATCGCTAATGCATGTGTATTCTTCGGAAGTGATATGTCATCATACGTTACCGGGCAGACGCTAAACGTTGACGGAGGGATGTTAACTTAA
- a CDS encoding GMP reductase: protein MRIEYEIKLGFKDVMFRPKRSTLKSRSEVDLEREFTFRHTQKKWRGVPVIAANMDTVGTFEMAVELAKEKIITAIHKHYSLDEWDEFLESQPDSIYQYIALSTGTGKADEEKIKHIVEKHPKIEFLCIDVANGYSEHFVDFVKRARANFPDKIIIAGNVVTGEMVEELLLVGADIIKVGIGPGSVCTTRVKTGVGYPQLSAIIECSDAAHGLGGHIIADGGCKVPGDVAKAFGGGADFVMLGGMFAGHDESGGEMIEENGKKFRSFYGMSSKTAMDKHSGGVAEYRASEGKTVKVAYKGPVAETVKDILGGVRSTCTYVGASKLKELSKRTTFIRVQEQENQVFN, encoded by the coding sequence ATGCGTATAGAATATGAAATAAAACTGGGATTTAAGGATGTAATGTTCCGCCCAAAACGTTCCACCCTGAAGTCCCGTTCGGAAGTAGATCTTGAAAGGGAATTTACGTTCAGACATACTCAAAAAAAATGGAGAGGAGTTCCTGTAATTGCCGCGAATATGGATACTGTAGGTACTTTTGAAATGGCTGTGGAACTGGCAAAAGAAAAGATAATTACAGCTATTCACAAGCATTACAGTCTGGATGAATGGGATGAGTTCCTGGAAAGCCAGCCGGACAGTATCTATCAGTATATTGCTCTAAGTACCGGTACCGGAAAAGCTGACGAAGAGAAGATTAAACATATTGTAGAAAAACATCCAAAAATAGAATTTCTCTGCATTGATGTAGCCAATGGATATTCTGAGCATTTCGTTGATTTTGTGAAGAGAGCAAGAGCTAATTTCCCGGATAAAATTATTATTGCCGGCAATGTGGTTACGGGAGAAATGGTGGAAGAACTTCTTTTGGTAGGAGCAGATATCATCAAAGTAGGTATCGGACCTGGTTCAGTGTGTACTACCCGGGTAAAAACAGGAGTTGGCTATCCTCAACTTTCAGCAATTATAGAATGTTCTGATGCGGCTCATGGTTTAGGAGGCCATATTATCGCTGACGGAGGGTGTAAAGTTCCCGGAGATGTAGCTAAAGCTTTCGGTGGTGGTGCAGATTTCGTTATGCTGGGCGGAATGTTTGCCGGTCATGATGAAAGCGGAGGAGAAATGATTGAAGAAAATGGCAAGAAATTCCGTTCATTTTATGGAATGAGTTCTAAAACAGCTATGGATAAACATTCCGGAGGAGTTGCAGAATATCGTGCTTCTGAAGGTAAAACCGTAAAAGTAGCTTATAAAGGACCCGTTGCAGAAACAGTGAAGGATATTTTAGGCGGAGTAAGATCAACCTGTACTTATGTAGGAGCTTCCAAACTTAAAGAACTTTCTAAAAGAACAACTTTTATAAGAGTTCAGGAGCAGGAAAATCAGGTTTTTAATTAA
- the surE gene encoding 5'/3'-nucleotidase SurE — MERPLILVTNDDGITAPGIRNLINFMNEIGEVIVVAPNSPQSGKGHAITINSTLSYEEVTLEGPQTDYSCSGTPVDCVKMALDKILTRRPDIVVSGINHGANSSINVIYSGTMSAAVEAGVEGIPAIGFSLLDFSWEADFSQAKEFIQNIVRRTLENPMPKGIVLNVNIPKLPAGEIKGIKVCKQANAKWEESFDERINPHGKKYYWLTGYFNNMDESEDADETALANGYISIVPVKFDLTAYEYMKTLEEVMNFDNA, encoded by the coding sequence ATGGAAAGACCACTTATTCTGGTGACTAATGATGACGGAATTACAGCTCCCGGTATTAGAAATCTTATCAACTTTATGAATGAAATCGGGGAAGTAATAGTTGTAGCCCCGAATTCTCCCCAAAGTGGAAAAGGCCACGCAATCACCATCAATTCTACCCTAAGCTATGAAGAAGTCACTCTGGAAGGGCCACAAACCGACTATTCTTGTAGCGGAACTCCTGTAGACTGTGTGAAAATGGCTCTTGACAAAATTCTGACAAGAAGACCTGACATTGTCGTTTCAGGAATCAACCATGGAGCAAATTCTTCTATCAATGTAATCTACTCCGGGACTATGTCTGCTGCAGTAGAAGCAGGTGTAGAAGGAATTCCTGCGATTGGATTCTCATTATTAGACTTCAGCTGGGAGGCAGACTTTAGTCAAGCTAAAGAATTTATTCAGAATATCGTAAGAAGAACGCTGGAAAATCCTATGCCTAAAGGAATTGTTTTAAACGTAAATATTCCAAAACTTCCCGCCGGAGAAATAAAGGGAATAAAAGTATGCAAACAGGCTAATGCAAAATGGGAAGAAAGCTTCGACGAAAGAATAAACCCACACGGAAAAAAATATTACTGGTTAACGGGTTACTTCAACAATATGGATGAATCTGAAGATGCCGATGAAACCGCTTTGGCCAACGGATATATATCTATCGTACCTGTAAAGTTTGACCTTACAGCCTATGAGTATATGAAGACTCTGGAGGAAGTAATGAATTTTGACAATGCATAA
- a CDS encoding lmo0937 family membrane protein, translating to MRSLLWLVAVICIVVWLLGMLGIVPGISTGYLIHVLLVIAIVVILYNIITGRKPLD from the coding sequence ATGAGAAGTTTACTATGGTTAGTTGCAGTTATCTGTATAGTCGTTTGGCTTTTAGGAATGTTAGGAATTGTACCCGGTATTAGTACGGGTTACCTAATACATGTCTTGCTGGTTATTGCCATTGTTGTTATCCTTTACAATATTATTACAGGCAGAAAACCACTGGACTAA
- a CDS encoding carboxy terminal-processing peptidase — protein sequence MWKNFKLNKFLLLIPLTSLMFCFNSPKNDDEKMQTIMVSVKNTLSYLHYSPKTINDAYSKDVYKHYFELVDPAKRYFLQSDMDEFGKHETKLDDYISQGDLTFYKLTIDRLYQRVDEIDKITQDIFSKPINLQEDETLTLEPKLKKVPANKQEQYNEWKKFIKYNILQEVESMNSKEEAQKEKKDSVQKYKLKDTIKFKSLTQDEKIKKATDEVKDLVKDTFTRFKKRKKMDWFTVYMNAYTEVFDPHTNYYSPKDKEDFDTQFTGKVIGIGALIQEKKGNLYLGALTIGAPAWKSKQLSEGDKILKVKSKPKEDAVNVVGMLSDEAVRLIRGEKGTPVTLTVQKKDGSIKDVTMIREEVAIEDTFARSIVVNTPNGKKYGFINLPSFNADFENAKGRNASDDIKNEIIKLKAQNIEGIILDLRNNGGGSLTEVGDIMGLFMDAGPYVQVKDGNGKIQTLKNKYEAPIWTGPLVIMQNELSASASEILAGVMQDYGRAMIVGSPQSFGKGTVQTFVDLNRFLNTEDDFGSLKLTIQKFYRITGESTQRKGIVSDIQMKDFFTYAEVGERYDDFALAWDKIPPTKFEKLNYFNIQALEKASAGRMAKNSNYQLLLESAQWREKLDKEENITLNINKFNDLMKHRKSQIEKFKALTKFENGLQFTMYPSEIEREKKDEAFKKKSEMWIKNLKKDLYLQEAMNIVSDMGAKS from the coding sequence ATGTGGAAAAATTTCAAACTGAATAAATTTTTACTCCTTATTCCATTAACCAGTCTAATGTTTTGTTTCAACTCGCCAAAGAACGATGATGAAAAGATGCAGACGATAATGGTGAGCGTAAAAAATACACTTTCTTATCTGCATTATAGTCCAAAAACTATCAATGATGCCTATTCGAAGGATGTTTATAAGCATTATTTCGAATTGGTAGATCCTGCAAAAAGATATTTCCTGCAATCTGATATGGATGAATTTGGCAAGCATGAAACAAAGCTTGACGATTATATCAGTCAGGGAGATCTTACGTTCTATAAGCTTACCATCGACAGACTTTACCAAAGGGTAGATGAGATTGATAAAATCACACAGGATATTTTCAGCAAGCCTATCAACCTTCAGGAAGATGAAACCCTGACGCTTGAGCCAAAGCTTAAAAAAGTACCGGCTAATAAGCAGGAACAATATAATGAATGGAAAAAATTCATTAAATATAATATCCTGCAGGAGGTTGAATCAATGAACAGCAAAGAAGAAGCTCAGAAAGAGAAGAAAGATTCTGTTCAGAAGTACAAGCTGAAAGATACCATCAAGTTTAAGTCTCTTACTCAGGATGAGAAGATCAAAAAGGCGACAGATGAAGTAAAAGATCTTGTGAAAGATACCTTTACCCGATTCAAGAAGAGAAAAAAAATGGATTGGTTTACTGTGTATATGAATGCATATACAGAAGTATTTGATCCGCATACTAACTATTATTCACCAAAAGATAAAGAAGATTTTGATACTCAGTTTACCGGTAAAGTAATTGGTATCGGAGCTTTGATCCAGGAGAAAAAGGGAAATCTTTACCTGGGAGCTCTGACGATTGGGGCACCTGCATGGAAGTCCAAGCAGCTTTCGGAAGGAGATAAGATTCTGAAGGTAAAATCTAAACCAAAAGAAGATGCTGTAAATGTTGTTGGAATGCTTTCTGATGAAGCCGTAAGACTTATCAGAGGAGAGAAAGGAACTCCGGTTACTCTAACGGTTCAGAAAAAAGACGGAAGCATCAAGGATGTAACCATGATTCGTGAGGAGGTAGCAATTGAAGATACTTTTGCAAGAAGTATTGTCGTAAATACACCGAACGGGAAGAAATATGGGTTTATCAACCTTCCAAGCTTTAATGCTGATTTTGAAAATGCCAAAGGAAGAAATGCTTCTGATGATATTAAAAATGAAATCATTAAACTTAAAGCTCAGAATATTGAAGGAATTATTCTTGATCTTAGAAACAACGGAGGGGGTTCATTAACTGAAGTAGGAGATATTATGGGGCTTTTCATGGATGCCGGACCTTACGTTCAGGTGAAAGATGGAAACGGAAAAATACAGACTCTAAAGAATAAATATGAAGCTCCTATCTGGACTGGTCCTCTTGTAATCATGCAAAATGAACTTTCAGCTTCTGCTTCTGAAATTTTAGCGGGAGTAATGCAGGATTACGGAAGAGCAATGATCGTGGGATCGCCTCAGTCTTTCGGAAAAGGTACCGTTCAGACGTTTGTTGACCTGAATAGATTCCTGAATACTGAAGATGATTTCGGATCTTTAAAACTGACGATTCAGAAGTTCTACAGAATTACAGGAGAATCTACACAGAGAAAAGGAATTGTTTCTGATATTCAGATGAAGGATTTCTTTACCTATGCAGAAGTAGGAGAGAGATATGATGATTTTGCTTTAGCATGGGATAAAATTCCACCAACAAAATTCGAAAAACTGAATTATTTCAATATTCAGGCTCTTGAAAAGGCAAGTGCTGGAAGAATGGCTAAAAACAGCAATTATCAGCTCCTGTTAGAATCAGCTCAATGGAGAGAGAAATTGGATAAAGAAGAAAATATTACACTGAATATTAATAAATTCAATGACCTGATGAAGCACAGAAAATCTCAGATCGAGAAGTTCAAAGCTTTAACAAAATTTGAAAATGGTCTTCAGTTCACGATGTATCCAAGTGAAATTGAAAGAGAGAAAAAAGATGAAGCTTTCAAGAAAAAATCTGAAATGTGGATCAAGAATCTGAAAAAAGATCTTTACCTGCAGGAAGCAATGAATATTGTATCAGATATGGGAGCAAAATCCTAA
- a CDS encoding superoxide dismutase family protein, with translation MNVKTLTLLAGFAFLAVSCGTTKMYSVNAKSGTQTGGTAKFTQKGNEVIMKLDITNLTPGIHAVHIHEKGDCSAADGTSTGGHWNPSKNDHGKWGAEHFHMGDIGNLVADQSGTATLTFKTDKWCLGCTDESKNIIGKGLIVHAAADDFHTQPTGNAGGRVGCVEIK, from the coding sequence ATGAACGTAAAAACATTAACATTACTGGCAGGGTTTGCATTTTTAGCCGTTTCATGCGGAACTACAAAAATGTACTCTGTAAATGCCAAAAGCGGAACCCAGACAGGAGGAACAGCCAAGTTTACCCAAAAAGGAAATGAAGTAATCATGAAACTGGATATCACGAACCTTACTCCAGGAATTCATGCTGTACACATTCATGAAAAAGGAGATTGCTCGGCAGCAGACGGAACCTCTACAGGAGGTCACTGGAACCCATCCAAGAACGATCACGGTAAATGGGGAGCTGAACATTTCCATATGGGAGATATAGGAAATCTGGTTGCTGATCAGAGCGGTACGGCAACACTGACGTTCAAGACAGATAAATGGTGTCTTGGCTGTACAGACGAGTCTAAAAACATTATCGGAAAAGGACTTATTGTACACGCAGCTGCGGATGACTTCCATACCCAGCCTACAGGAAATGCAGGAGGGAGAGTAGGATGTGTAGAAATTAAGTAA